The sequence GCCTGAAGCTCAAGCCCAAGGATGAAATCAAGGATATCCAAAAAGTGCTGATGGCCGTAAAATACCAGGCTTTTGCCAAATCCTATCTCACGGTGGGCACCTGGTCCGCGCCCAAGCCCTTGGGTCATGGACTGGAAATTATTCCGCGCACAGACCTGAGTTCTTTGCATGCCGGCGATCTGGTTGAAGTGGATGTTTTGTTTCACGGTAAGCCCCTGAAAGGCATGCAACACATTACCGCTCACAGCGGCAGTTTCGGACAAAGCGACGGTTTTTCTTTGTTTTCAAAGGTTAAGAAAGGCAAGGCCCAATTTCGCGTTCAAAGCGCAGGCCAATGGATGATCAGCGCCAGCAACAAGGACGAGGTTACACCGGACGGGCCCCTCAAAGACCTGTACGGTAAGGCGAATGTGGTATCCCAGGGAGCCAGTTTGACGTTTAATGTCCAATAACAGCCATGGGCTGATCTTGGCCTATCAACAAACAGCCGGACTCAGCCTACAACAATAAGGAAAAGATCTGTGTGAATTACACAGATCTTTTTCATAAATCGATATTGGGTTGTGAAATGATGCGGTATGCTTTGGTCTTTATAGTATTGATGTCGTTTTTTTGTATGTCCGGCTGTCATCTGATATCCCCCGACCCTGCAGCCGTGATGCCTGTTGAGGTTCCTGATGCCTATGTTCATAAGGTGGATATTGACGATACGCCCCGGACCGGTGATGGAACCATGGCCGGCGGATGGTGGCGGCAGTTCGGTGTTGAGGAACTGAGCGAACTGATTCAGACAGGCCTTGACGCCAATTATGATCTCAAAGTGCTTAAAGCTAAAGCGGACCAGGCTCTGGCGGATGTAAAAGCTGAAAAATCAGGCTTTTGGCCATCTCTTGATTACGCCCTTGAAGGCAAGCGAACCCATTCCCAATCTAAAACCGAAGGCAAGTCTGCTGTTTCGGACCATGATCACACCTATTCCGCCGGCTTGGATGCTGAATATGCCCTGGATCTGTGGGGAAAAACCCGTGCCGGTGTCAACGCTGCAGAACTTGAATATCTGGCTGCACGCCAGGACCTGGAGGACGGGGCACTGACCCTGTCCACGGATATTGCCGATACCTGGGTGGATATTCTGTCCGTGCGAACCCGTAAGGCAGTGCTTGCGCGGCAGATAGAAGCCAACCGGATGACGCTGAAGCTGCAGGAATTGCGCTTTATCAACGGCAAAGCCACGGCCCTGGAGGTGTCCCAGCAACGGGAAGCCCTGGCACAGGCCCTGTCCGCCATGCCTTTGCTTGAAAAAGAGGAAAAACAATTGATCAATGCCATGGGCCTGTATCTGGGCCGGACACCAGGGGCACCTGTGGCAGTTTCCGCCCCGGAATTCCCCCAAACCTTTCTGACTCCCCAGCCCGGGATCCCGGCCGACCTGCTTGGGAACCGGGCTGACATCAGCGCCGCCCGGAATCGCCT is a genomic window of uncultured Desulfobacter sp. containing:
- a CDS encoding DUF4198 domain-containing protein — protein: MRTFYNRKIVIKNLIILLTLILSASLANAHSIWINAFESHGHGAHNAMVCLGWGHALPMDDILNSTNGRIAVERFELLNPSLKKTELLKPEFKLAEPELSNGNFDLFAADLATQKIAFKESSAPGVYQLSAVSRATFYTQYIDKKGKTRLKLKPKDEIKDIQKVLMAVKYQAFAKSYLTVGTWSAPKPLGHGLEIIPRTDLSSLHAGDLVEVDVLFHGKPLKGMQHITAHSGSFGQSDGFSLFSKVKKGKAQFRVQSAGQWMISASNKDEVTPDGPLKDLYGKANVVSQGASLTFNVQ
- a CDS encoding efflux transporter outer membrane subunit, producing MNYTDLFHKSILGCEMMRYALVFIVLMSFFCMSGCHLISPDPAAVMPVEVPDAYVHKVDIDDTPRTGDGTMAGGWWRQFGVEELSELIQTGLDANYDLKVLKAKADQALADVKAEKSGFWPSLDYALEGKRTHSQSKTEGKSAVSDHDHTYSAGLDAEYALDLWGKTRAGVNAAELEYLAARQDLEDGALTLSTDIADTWVDILSVRTRKAVLARQIEANRMTLKLQELRFINGKATALEVSQQREALAQALSAMPLLEKEEKQLINAMGLYLGRTPGAPVAVSAPEFPQTFLTPQPGIPADLLGNRADISAARNRLDAAALDVEAAKADLFPELTLSASAAFSSGTLDLLFRNWVTTLGAALAGPLLDGGERKAEIERTRAVVREKVNTYAKTVANAICEVEDALVSIDRQNAYIELLEQQLTAVQATLQDARVQYLNGQSSYLDYLTAWASLENLERQLISEQATYVKERIALYKVTGWRDTFFKTPATR